Genomic DNA from Dehalococcoidia bacterium:
GACAAGCTCGTGCACCAGTTCGGCGCAAAATACGCCGGGCTCAAGCTCTTCTACAAACACGACACCGGACTGCTCAGTCCCGAACAAGTAGAAGGACTGACGCCGCGGCCGGATGTGATCATCTACCAGTGAGCACGGATTCCGATGAGCCGCTACGGCCGACACTGGCTAATCGGTCGATATAGTCGATATCAATGAGCACGTCGCGCGGGGTTTGGCGTTTCGGCGATCTCGGCCTGGCCGCGGTCGCGCCCGCGCAGCGGATCACGCTCGGGGAGGGCAGCACGCCGCTGATCGAGGCGCCGCGGCTGGCGGAGGCGATCGGCATCGCGCGGCTCTACCTCAAGCTGGAGAGCCAGAACCCGACCGGCTCGTTCAAGGACCGCGGCACCGCGACGGCGATCGCTGAGGCCGTCTCCCTCGGCGTGAGACAGCTCGTGGAGGATTCCTCCGGCAACGCCGGCGCCTCCGCCGCGGCCTACGCGGCGCGGGCGGGGCTGCGCTGCACCGTCTACGCGCCCGCGGCGGCGCCGGCAGCGAAGCTGCAGCAGGCGCAGGCGTACGGCGCCCGCGTCGTTCCCGTGGCGGGCAGCCGGGCCGACGTGACACGCGCCGCGCGGCAGGCGGCGAAGGCGAAGGCCGTCTACCACCTCGACCACAACAGCAACAACGCTTTCGTTGCCGGCATGCAGACCCTTGCCTGCGAGCTGGCGGACGAGCTGAAGACTCCCGCCCAGCTGGTCATGCCCGTTGGCGGCGGCTCGCTGCTCGCTGGCTGTTTCGAAGGCTTCGCCCGCCTCGGGCTGCCGCCGGCGCGCTGGCCGCTGTTTGCGGTGCAGCCGGAAGCCTGCGCGCCGCTGGTGGCGGCGCTGGCGAACGGCTGGGATCAGCCGCTGCCCGTGGAGGCGAAACCGACGATGGCCGGCGGCATCTCCATCGCCGATCCGCCGCGGGGCGCGCGCTTGCTGCGCGTTCTGCGCGAAAGCGGCGGCAGCGCAGTGGCAGTCCCGGAAGACGCGATCGGGCGCTGGGGCCGCATGCTGGCGCGGCTGGAGGGCGTCTACGCCGAGCCGACCTCGGCGGCGGCCGTCGCGGGCCTGGCGAAACTCATCGCCGAGCGCACGATCGACGCGGGCGAGGCGGCCGTCGTGGTGATCACGGGCAGCGGGCTCAAAGACCCCGAGCACGCCGCGCGGACGTGATGTTCGCGCCCACCGTTGGACGGCCACCGACGGACGCCCACGCTGCCCCGGCCCGCGCCTGTGGTAGACTCGCGCCCGGAGTCCTCGATCAAGGTTGAGAGGAGAACGGGTATGCCACGCGCAACGATCAACGGGGCTGAGCTGTTCTACGACCAGGCGGGACAGGGCGAGCCGATCATCTTCCACCACGGGTATACCGGCTCGCACGACACATGGTCGGATCTGATTACGCCCAGGCTGCGCGATCGCTATCACTGCATCTACATGGACTCGCGCGGCGCCGGCGACAGCGGCCATCCCGAGTCGGGTTACACCATCGAGCAGTACGCCCGCGACGTCGTCGGTCTGGCGGACCTGCTTGGACTGAATACCTTCACCTACTGCGGCCACAGCATGGGCGGCGTGATCGGGATGGAGCTCGGGATCAACCACGTCGCGCGGCTCAACAAACTGATCCTCGTGGCGCCGGCGCCCTCCGATGGCGTTCAGGCGCCGCCAGAGATGCACGAGCGCGCCCGTCAGCTGCGCCGAGAGCGGGACCGGGACACGATGATCCGCTAGCGCACGATCATGTCCGCGCGCACGCCGGATGCCGACCGCATCACCGCAGCGGTCGATCGGGCACTGTCCGTGTCCGATGGCCACTTCGAGCAGTCCTGGCAGTCGTGTGTGGACTCGCGCCGGGGCGAGCGTCTGACGCGGATGATGGTCCCAACTCTGATGATCGCGGGCGCGGCCGACGGCCTGCTCCTCGCCAACCTGGCGGACTTCCAGAAGCTGCCCAACGCCACGCTCCACGTCTTCAGCCGCGTGGGCCACGGTGTGCCGAGCGACGTGCCGGACGAGTTTGCGGCTGTGGTCGCGGACTTCATGGAGCACGGCGTCGTGGTCGCCAGGACGCTGATGGACCGGCTGCCGCAGGCCGCGGCGGCGCGCTGAGCCAATTCTTGGCCGGCGGCCCGGCGGCGAGCCGCTGCGCCGGGTCGCCCGCTACCTCCAGGGACACCGGCCGCTGCGCACAGCGGTCCATGAGCCAGGCGCGCGCCGCGCCGGCCGCGGGTCTGGCGAAGCTCGTCGCCGAGCGCACGCTCTCATCGGATGAAGCCGCAGTCGCCGTCATCACCGGCAGCGGGCTGAAGGATCCCCGGCACGCCGCGCCTGCGTGACGCGCCACCTGTCTCCTACGCCCTCCCACCTCCACCCAGCGCCCTGCGCCCTATCGCCTTCCTTGCTCACAATCAACCCCGGTGCTACTATCCCGCTCGGTGTGGCCCGGCTCGCTCCGTGCGCCGCGTCTGCCCCTCCGACCCCCATCCCTTGCACGACTTGGACGACAAGCGCGAGTCGAGGATCACACAAGCGATGCCGTTTCAGGACAAGCTGGACCACCTAACGCAGCTGAAGGAGCAATCTCGCGAGGGCGGCGGCGCCGCGCGGATCGAGTCGCAGCACAAGCGCGGCAAGCTCACCGCGCGCGAGCGCCTCGCGATCCTGCTCGATGAGGGCAGCTTCGAAGAGCTGGACGCGCTGATGACGCATCGCTCCAGCTACTTCGGCCTGGGCGAGCAGAGGTACCTGGGCGACTCCGTCGTCACCGGTTACGGCAAGATCGACGGCCGCCTGGTCTACGTCTTTTCCCAGGATTTCACCGTCTTCGGCGGCTCGCTCTCAGAGGTCGCGGGCGAGAAGATCACCAAAGTCCAGGGCCTCGCCCTGAAGAACGGGGCGCCGATCATCGGCCTCAACGACGGCGGCGGCGCCCGTATTCAAGAGGGCGTCGAAAGCCTGCGCGGCTATGGCGAGATCTTCACCAACAACACGATCGCTTCCGGCGTGATTCCGCAGATCAGTGTGATCATGGGGCCGGCCGCGGGCGGCGCCGTCTATTCGCCCGCCATCACCGACTTCATCTTCATGACCAGCGCGGCGCAGATGTACATCACCGGTCCGGATGTGGTGCGCGCCGTCACCGGCGAAGAC
This window encodes:
- the thrC gene encoding threonine synthase produces the protein MSTSRGVWRFGDLGLAAVAPAQRITLGEGSTPLIEAPRLAEAIGIARLYLKLESQNPTGSFKDRGTATAIAEAVSLGVRQLVEDSSGNAGASAAAYAARAGLRCTVYAPAAAPAAKLQQAQAYGARVVPVAGSRADVTRAARQAAKAKAVYHLDHNSNNAFVAGMQTLACELADELKTPAQLVMPVGGGSLLAGCFEGFARLGLPPARWPLFAVQPEACAPLVAALANGWDQPLPVEAKPTMAGGISIADPPRGARLLRVLRESGGSAVAVPEDAIGRWGRMLARLEGVYAEPTSAAAVAGLAKLIAERTIDAGEAAVVVITGSGLKDPEHAART
- a CDS encoding alpha/beta hydrolase, producing the protein MPRATINGAELFYDQAGQGEPIIFHHGYTGSHDTWSDLITPRLRDRYHCIYMDSRGAGDSGHPESGYTIEQYARDVVGLADLLGLNTFTYCGHSMGGVIGMELGINHVARLNKLILVAPAPSDGVQAPPEMHERARQLRRERDRDTMIR
- a CDS encoding alpha/beta hydrolase; the encoded protein is MSARTPDADRITAAVDRALSVSDGHFEQSWQSCVDSRRGERLTRMMVPTLMIAGAADGLLLANLADFQKLPNATLHVFSRVGHGVPSDVPDEFAAVVADFMEHGVVVARTLMDRLPQAAAAR